A genomic window from Candidatus Andeanibacterium colombiense includes:
- a CDS encoding sugar phosphate nucleotidyltransferase, which produces MKLITPVILCGGSGTRLWPLSRKPKPKPFLPLVGDASLFEATLARAAAPDQFTAPVVVAGGAHIELIEGQLPPGAAAQLIVEPEGKNTAAAIALAAERLPRDAVMLVCPSDHHIADTAAFADAAARAAALAREGWLVSFGIAPTRPETGYGYLKQGPALAEGFRIERFVEKPDRATAEGWLAEGGYWWNGGIFAFEVGTFLDELARHRPAMAEAVRASVASGSEDGARFYPGAEAFAAITGESVDYAVMEGTDRAAMVPVDMGWSDIGNWEALRDARAEESSAADGAGNVVKGTGELLDCRNVMIETDGPRVSVVGLDDVIVVVNGMEVLVTSARGAAQVGKLGGATNQ; this is translated from the coding sequence ATGAAGCTGATCACACCTGTCATTCTGTGCGGCGGCAGCGGCACGCGCCTGTGGCCGCTGAGCCGCAAGCCGAAGCCCAAGCCGTTCCTGCCGCTGGTCGGCGACGCGAGCCTGTTCGAGGCGACCCTTGCGCGCGCGGCCGCTCCGGATCAATTTACCGCGCCGGTGGTCGTCGCCGGGGGTGCCCATATCGAGCTGATCGAAGGCCAGCTTCCGCCAGGTGCTGCCGCGCAGCTGATCGTCGAGCCCGAAGGCAAGAACACCGCCGCCGCAATCGCGCTGGCGGCGGAGCGCCTGCCCCGCGATGCGGTGATGCTGGTGTGCCCGAGCGACCATCATATCGCCGACACCGCCGCCTTCGCCGATGCCGCCGCGCGCGCCGCGGCGCTTGCCCGTGAGGGCTGGCTGGTCTCCTTCGGCATCGCCCCGACCCGGCCCGAGACCGGCTATGGATATCTCAAACAGGGCCCGGCGCTGGCAGAGGGCTTCCGGATCGAGCGCTTCGTCGAGAAACCCGACCGCGCGACCGCCGAGGGCTGGCTGGCCGAGGGCGGCTATTGGTGGAACGGCGGAATCTTTGCGTTCGAGGTCGGCACTTTCCTCGACGAGCTCGCCCGGCACCGCCCGGCGATGGCGGAAGCGGTGCGCGCATCGGTTGCATCGGGCAGCGAAGACGGAGCACGGTTTTATCCCGGTGCCGAGGCTTTCGCCGCGATCACGGGTGAATCGGTCGACTATGCGGTGATGGAGGGCACCGACCGCGCGGCGATGGTGCCGGTCGACATGGGCTGGTCCGACATCGGCAATTGGGAGGCGCTGCGCGATGCCCGGGCCGAGGAAAGCAGTGCGGCCGATGGTGCCGGCAATGTCGTCAAGGGCACCGGCGAATTGCTCGATTGCCGCAATGTGATGATCGAGACCGACGGCCCGCGCGTCTCGGTGGTCGGGCTCGACGATGTGATCGTGGTAGTCAACGGAATGGAGGTGCTGGTGACCAGCGCACGCGGCGCGGCGCAGGTTGGCAAGCTGGGCGGCGCGACCAATCAATGA